The following DNA comes from Deinobacterium chartae.
GCCGAAGCGCTGGACCGGCTGGTGCATGCTGGCCTGCTCGAAAGCAGCATGTTGCCCCGCGCCCGCCGGACCGCGCTCGAGCTGCTACAGGCCCGCCCCGCCCGCCATGCCGCGCTCGCACTGCGGCTGGCGCGCTGCCTCGAGGGAAGCAGGGCGTACCCGCTGTACCGTCAAGCCCGCTCGTTGTGGGAGGATACCGACTTGCCTGCCGCGCGGGCCGCTGCCACGGCCTGGATCACCGAACGCCTGCGGCTCGGCCGTCCGGGCGAGGCGGTAGCTGCCTTGGCCGAGGTGGACCTGCGCGAAGCGCTGGGGCCGCTGGCGGTGACGGCGCTGCTGGCCGCCGGTCGCTACGTCGAGGCGGGGCAGCGCTGTTCGCAGCTGCGTTGTCCCAGCCGGGCGCTGCGCGCCGAACTGAGCTGGCGTCTGGGCAACGCCGCCGATGCTCGGGCGCAGGCAACCGCAGCGCTGGCTGGCTCGCCCGACGAACGCGCCGCAGCCCTGGACGTGCTGGCAGGTATGGCGCTGGCCGCCGGGGACAGCCGACGGGCCGCCGTCTTGCGCGGTCGTGCTGCGGCGCTGTGGGCCGTCAGCGATCCTGTCCGGCACCTCGAGTCGCTGCTCGAGCTCGCACGTGCCCGGGCCCATAGCGGGGAGGACATCGGTCCCCTGCTGCGCGATTTGCACCCCCGCACCCAGGAGTTTCCGGTAACCCGGGCGCTCGCCCTGCTGGTGCAGGCCGAGACCGGCCCGCGCTGTGTGCGTCCCGAGGACGCCGAACCGGTGCTGCAGGCGGCGGCCGAGACGGCCGCACAAGCCGGTGCGGTGCAGCTCGAGGCGCACGCACTGCACCATCTGGGCGCGCTGATGGCCGCGCTGGGCCGCACCGCCCAAGCGCGCGTGCTGCTGGGGCGCGCGCTCGAACGGGCGCGGGTGTGCGGCGAAACCTACCGACTCGCGGCGCTCACGGCCGCGCTGGCCCACCTCGAGGGCGATCCGGACGCGCTGGCCGAGGCGGGCCGGATGCTCGAGGGCATCGGGTACCTGCAAGCAGCCCGGCGCTTGGCCCTGCCGCTCGCGTGGCGGATGCCGGGTCCCGAGCAGTCCGCCTGGGTCCGGACCGACTGACGCACGGGCCGCGCCGCTTCGCCTTTGCCCCCGGTTAGGTCAGCGGGGCCGGCGTTTCGCTGCGGCAGGCGCGCTCGATGCGCTCGAGGGCCTCTTGCAGCAGGCTGCGCGAAGTCGCAAAGTTCAGCCGCAGGAACCCGGCGCCTTCCGGCCCGTAATCCAGACCGTTGTTCAGGCCAACCCCGGCTTCCAGCATCACCTGTTGGGCGCGTTCCGCGAACGGGTAGCGTCCGAAATCCAGCCACGCCAAGTAAGTGCCCTCGGGCGGCAGGTAGCCCACCTGCGGCAGGTGCGTGTTCAAGAACGCGCCCAGCAGGTCACGGTTGCCGCGCAGGTAAGCGACGGTCTCGCGCAACCAGGATTCCCCCTCGAGGTAGGCGGCCAGTGCGCCGGCCTGCGAGAGCACGCTGGGAGCGGGACACAGGCCCATCATCGGTGCCTGCAGGCGTTCGAGCAGGGCCGGGTTGCTGGAGATGGCCACGCCCAGGCCCAGGCCGGCGATGTTGAAGGCCTTGCCCGGACCGGTCAGGGTTACGGTGCGCTCGGCGATCTCGGGGCCCAGCGAGGCCAGCGGAATGTGCTGCCCGTCGAACACCAAGTCGGCGTGCAGTTCGTCTATCACCACCCACAGGCGGTGGCGCAGCGCGAACTCGGCTAAGGCCTCGAGCTCGGAGCGAGTAAAGACCCGCCCGGTGGGGTTGTGCGGGTTGCACAGCATCAGCAGGCGGGTTGCCGGGGTGACTTGCTCCTCGAGGGCGGCGATGTCCACCCGGTAGCCCTGCTCGTCGCGGCCGAGCGAGGCGGTGCGCAGGGTGCGGCCGCTGCTGCGCACCGCACCCAGGAACGGCGGGTAGATGGGCGTCTGGACCAGCACCTCATCGCCGGCCGAGGCCAGGGCCAGGGCCGCAGCGAACAGGCCGGGGACGACCCCGCTGATCAGGCGAACCTGAGCGGGATCCACCGCCCAGCCGTAGCGGGCCTGCCAGTCGGCCACGGCCTGCAGCAGCGGCGGGTGACCGCCGCTCAGACCGTAGCCCAGACGGTATTCGAGACGATCGCGGAGCGCCTCGAGGATCGGCCCTGCGGTCGGGAAGTCCATGTCAGCCACCCACAGCGGCAAGACGCCCTCGGGGTAGTGGTGCCATTTCAGCGAATGGCCGTCGCGCAGCCGGGCCGGATCGAGGTTGTCAAACAGGTGCATAGCGTAGTGTAACGCGCCCTGCTCGGGGAGCAAGGGTGAAAAGGCGTGCCGCTCAGCCTGAATGGGCCAGCCGAAAAGCTATACTCCGGGATATGCCTTGTCCTCCCGTTCCTCGTCGCTGCGATCGGGCCGGTCCGTGAACGTACGCGCGTTTATCCTGCGCGGCCAGATCATGACCTGGCTGTTCATGCTGCTGGTGGCGGTCGCAGTTCTCCTGGGTATCGACCGTAACGCGCAGCTGGCCCGTCAGGCGGCGCATTCCCAGGCCGAACTCACCCAGCTTGAAACGGTCCTGTCGCTGGTGCTGGACCTCGAGACCGGCATGCGCGGCTATCTGCTCAGCGGGCGGGACAGCTACCTCGCGCCGCACCGTTCCGCGCGCAGCCGCCTGCCCGGCGAACTGCGCGAACTGGCGCGGCTGATCGAGCAGGACCCGCAAGGAGGGGCGGACGCACAGCGGCGTATCGTTCAGCGCATCGAGACGCTGCTGATCACCTGGAACGACGAGGCGGCCGCTCCCCAGATCGCGGCGCGGCGCAGGGGCCTCGAGGACGCGGTCGCGCTGGTGATGACCGAGCGCGGTAAAAGGCTGGTGGACGACATTCGTCGCGAAATCGAGCGTTACCGTAGCGCCGAGGCCGCGCTGCGTGACCGGCGCGTTCAGGCGTCCGAACAGGCCCTGCAGTTCGTGGAGGGCCTGACGATCCTGGGCCTGCTGGCCGCCGTGCTCGCCTCGGTGCTCGCCGCCAACCGCAGCGCCCACAAGGTCGCTCAGACCTTTGAGCAGCTCGGGCAGGCCTCGAGGCGTATCGCGGGCGGGCACTTCGGGGAGCGCGTAGCACCTTCGGAAATCCGCGAGGCCGACCTGCTGGCCGGAACCTTTAACAGCATGGCCGAGCACCTGCATGCGTCGCAGCTGGCCCTCGAGGAACGCAACCTTGCGCTTTCCCGGCAGGCGGCCGACCTGGAGCAGGCTGCGCGCTTCGAGCGCAGCCTGGGCGAGTCGCTGCGGCTGTTCACCGCCTCGTACGATCGTACGGCGATCCTCAACGGCGTGCTGAGCCTGCTCGCACGCCAGTACGGTCTGGTCGCCGGAGCGTTTTACGGTTACCACGAGTGGCGCGGTGACCTGTCCCTCGAGGCGCGCTACGGGCTGAGCCGGGAGGTCGCGTACAGCTACCGCCTGCGCGAGGGTCAAGTTGGGCAGGCGGTGATGGAACGGCGGGTCCTGCTGCTCCCCGATACGGCCTTTGTGCCGGTGGACAGCGGTCTGGAGTGCGGTACGGCGCGCCATACGGTGGTGGTTCCGGTGTACCTGCAAGACCGCATCATGGGCTGCCTCGTGCTGGCGCTGGCCCAGGCCCCGGCCGAGAACGTCTTGACGTTCCTGCAACAGCTGGCGCAGCAACTGGGGGTGGCCCTCAACAACATCGACCAGTACACGAACCTGCAGATTCTCTCGGCGCAGCTGCAGGCGCGCAGCGCCGAAGTGGACCTCAAGAACCGCGAACTGCAGCACGCGGACCGGCTCAAGAGCGAATTTCTGGCCAACATGAGCCACGAACTGCGTACCCCGCTCAACGCGGTCATCGGCTTTTCCGAACTGCTGGCCGAACAGGTTTACGGTCCGCTCAACGAGCGCCAGCTCGGATACCTGCGCGAAATCCAGCACAGCGGCGAGCACCTGCTGAACCTGATCAACGACATCCTCGACCTGTCCAAGATCGAGGCCGGACGTATGGACCTTGCCCTCGAGGCGGTGCGCCTAACCGATGTGCTGCGCTCGGCCGAGGCCATGCTGCGCGAGCGTGCCCTGAGCGGAGGGCTCACCCTCGAGGTGCACAGCGAGGACCTGGAGTTTCGGGGCGACCCGCGCAAACTGCGCCAGGTGGTGGTCAACCTGCTCTCCAACGCGGTGAAGTTCACGCCGACAGGCGGGCGGGTCAGCCTCGAGGGGCGCCGCTCGGGTGACCGGATCGAGATCGTGGTGACCGACACGGGTATCGGCATCGCCGAGGCGGATCAGGCCGAGCTGTTTCAGCCGTTTACGCAGGTGGACGGGTCGTTGGCGCGCCGTCACGAGGGAACCGGCCTGGGGCTGGCACTGACCCGCCGGCTGGGGGAACTGCACGGGGGAACGGTGAGCGTGCGCAGCGCTCCCAGGCAGGGCAGCACCTTCACGGTATCGCTGCCGTTCGAGGCCGCGCCCCCCGCCGGGTTGCCCGCCCAGAAAACCGCCGTGACGGGCGGGCAGCCGGTTCCTCGCGAAGGAGCACCGCTGATTCTGATCGTCGAGGATGACGACGCGGTTGCCACGCTGATCCGGCACCACCTCGAGGACGCCGGTTACCGGGTTGCCCGTGCGCCCGACGGCGTCGAGGGCCTGCGCATGGCGAGCGAGCTGCGTCCGGACGCGATCAGCCTGGACCTGATGATGCCCGTGCTCGACGGCTGGGCGTTCCTCGAGCGTCTGGCGCAGCAGCCCGAGCTGGCCAAGATTCCGGTGGTGGTGCTGTCGATGGCCAGCAACCTCGAGCGGGGCCTGTACCTGGGGGCGAGCGCGGTCTTGAACAAGCCGGTACGGCGCGAGCAGCTGCTCGACGCCTTTGCACGGATACTGCCCGCTTTGGGTGGCCCGGCGCACGTCCTGGTGATCGACGACGATCCGCAGGCGGTGGAGTTGGTAGCCGAAACCCTTGCTCCGTTGGGGCACCGGGTGGTGCGGACCTACGGAGGCCAGCAGGGGCTCGATCAGGCCCTGAAAGAGCCGCCGGATCTGATCGTGCTCGACTTGATGATGCCGGGTGTGAGCGGTTTTGAGGTGGTCGAGCGGCTGTACGAGGACGCGCGCACCCGGGAGGTTCCGGTGATCATCCTGACCGCCAAGGTCGTCACCGAGGAGGATCGGCGCAGGCTCAACGGCCACATCTTTGAAGTGCTGGAGAAGGGGGGCTTCAACCGCAGCACGCTGCTCAGCGAGGTCGCGCGGGCCACCCGGCGCCTGCCGCCCACCGGTACGCCCTGACATCCGAGCAGAGCCTGGAGGACATAACGTATGAACATTTTAATCGTGGATGACCACCCCACCAACTTGCTGCTGCTCAAGGACCTGCTGGCCAGCCGGGGCTACGCCGTGACCGCCGTGGACAATGGCCAAGACGCCCTGCAAGAGGTGGCTCGCGCACGCCCGGACCTGCTGCTGCTCGACATTCAGATGCCCGGCCTGTCCGGAACCGAGGTGCTGCGGGTTCTGCGCCAGGCTCCCGAGACGCGCGACCTCAAGGTCATCGCCCTGACGGCTCTGGCCATGTCTGGCGACCGGGAGAGCATCTTGGCCAGCGGCTTTGACGACTACATCTCCAAGCCCTTCAAGTTTGCCGAGCTGTTTGCGACCATCGCGCGGCACCTGGGTTCAGAGACCTCGGTCTGAGCGCGCAGCGTACATCCGGGAGGCTCGGGTGAACGCGGGCGCGGAGGTTCAGCAAGCGGCGGGGTGCTCTCAAGCACCCCGCCCGGGAGCGCTGCAGAGATCAGTGCCGGGCGCTGCGGCTGTTGCGGATGCGGGCGAGCACCTCGTCGATGGCGCTGCGCTGCGCCATGAGGCCACGGGCGTCGCCGCGCTGAAACAGTTCGTCGAGGTCCTGTTCGATCTGGCACAGCCGTTTGAGCGCGCTGGCCTCGTGGGCGCGCGCGGCGGTGCGCTGGGCGTCGTGCAGCCGTCCGGTGCACCGCCGGTAAGCGGTTTCGAGCTTATCGAACGTGGGTGTCACGCCGTCCTCCTTCGGGCCGGACCTTGTAAACCGGCCAGGGTACCTCGTGGCCGCGAATAAAGCAGTGCATCTGCTGCTGAATGCGGCCCACCTGTTCCTCGAGGCTCTGCATCCATACACCGTTGCCTAAGGCATACGCACTCTCGACGTCCCGTTCGATCCGGTCCAGGTAGGGAAGAACGTCCTGGTAATGCGCTTCGCGGGTCGCGCGGCGCACCCGGGCGATGAGTTGGCGAATGCGTTTTCTCAGCAACGGCAGATCGGTCATACGTTACCCCGCGAAAAGTCAGCTTCTGTAGCTGGATAGATGCTTTTTTATTAAGACAGATTCATCTGAAAATCCAGCACCGTCAGGTTCAGGAGGCCTTTAGGGCTGCCTCATCCGGTACTTTCGCGTTCCAGGTAATACGAGGCCAATGCGCCAAGGAGCTCGACCGCCCGGGTGCCGCCGCTGTGCAGCTGCAACAGGGCGGAGGGCTGTTGCAGCGGGTTGATCCGCAGCGCGCCTTCGAACAGATCCAGCGAGCCCAGCTCGTGCCAGCGCCACGAGCACAGCCGCGCTCCCCAAAAGACCAGACGACAGCTGGTCAGGTACAGCGTCCCCAGGTCCTCGAGGCGCGCTTCGGAGCCCAGGGCCAGCGGACGCAGCGGTCCGTGCGCGAACGGCACGCTGCGGATCACGCGCAGCCCGATGTTCTGCTGTTGCTCGTGTGCGCTCAGGGCCGACATCAGCGCGGCCCGGGCGGCCCAGTGTGCCTGCTCGTCCGCCTCGAGAAAAACCGGGGGATGATCGAGCAGCGGCAGCTTGCCCAGCGCGATGCGCTCGATCTGGTCGGGCCCTGTCGGCGCGTCGGGAAGCTCGCCGCCGAGGTACTGCCGCAGCCGGACGAGCAGGCCGGCGTCGAGTGCCGGGACCGGCGGGAGCGCGTCGTCGGGGTCTGCCCGCCGCAGCGAGGCCCACAGTTCCTGGCGCAGGATCTGAAACTCGTCTTCGCTGAGTTCCAGATCCTGCCGGACCTGGTTGAGGCGGTCTTGCAGGCGGCTGAGGGGTTCCTCGAGGCTGAGGGCTTCCAGGGTCAGGGTGCGCAGCCGGTTGAGGGCTGCGGGCAGACGGTCTTGGGCAGAAGAGAACTGATCCACGGTCACGCTCCTGGGACGAGCAGGCCACACCGCCCGGGGAACGGGCGGAAGAAAATCGAATCAGACGACCTCTTCACAGTAGCATCGGTCCGGACGGCTTGAAAGAGACCGGTCTGACAACAGCCCCAAGACCTCTTCAGATAATCCTGCAAAAGATGCTCGCGGCCGCCGGGGAAGCAGAAAACCGCGCTGTGGCTGGAATGCGGCCCGCGTCCCCGATTCCTAAGCGGTCTACAGCGCTTCTTCACCTGTCACCCGGGAGAGTCCTCCTAGCCTGGATACAGTGGCTTCGGGAAGCGTTCGAGGCCTGGAAAGGAGCAGCGTGGATCCGAACGATGTCTCTCAGGTGCAACCCGGAGCGGCCGTGCTGTGCGCGGGGGGCGAACGACTGGGCACGGTGGTGGCTGCCGAAGGCAATTTTCTCGAGGTGCGCGCGGAGGACGACGGGCGCAGCCACTGGCTTCCGCTCGAGGCGGTGGCCGACATTTCGGGTGACGTGCGTTTGAATCTGGACTTTGAGACCGCGCGGCGCGAGTGGAAAAACGAGCGGCCACAGCCGTATTACTGAAACCACCTGCGTTTGGCCTTGCCGCGCTAGACTGGGGCGCATGGACGATCACCTTTCCAACGTTTCCGGCGAGGGGAGCTATGACCTCGAGGCCGAGGTGGCCAACTCGCTGAACCTGCTCAGCCTCTCGATCGGGATGCTGCTGGCCGACAACGTGATGCTGCGCGCCCGCGTGGCGCTGCTCGAGGGACGCCCACAGGACGAGGCCCTCGAGTTCGCGGTGGCCAGCTACCGCGATCACTATCCGCTGCTGTTCCCGGCCGAGTCGGAGGCCGAGCGCGATGCGACCCTGGAACGCATGCAGGCGGAATTGAGGCGCAAGCTGAGCCTGGACTGAGTCTTGGCCCTGGGCCGACGGAGACCGGACAGGATCCGGTCTCCGTCGTTTTGTTGCAGGGTGCACGTTAGACCACGTACAAAATGTAAATTTTGGTTTTATATTTTATAAATATATAATTGACATAACTTGATAATGGGTTTATGGTGGAAGCAAGGAGGTCACGATGTTCGACTTCGAACGCCACGCGTTGGACTTTGAGGAAATCCTGGCCCAATACCGCGCTGAGGCCGAAATCGCCCGTCGGCTGCCGCGCATTGCGCTGCGCCGCCGGGTAGCGCGCTGGCTGCACGCTCTCGCTGCAAGCCTCGAGGCCGAAACGGTCCGGCCTGCTCGGACGCCTAACACCTACGGCAGCCTGTGAGGCTGCCGTAGGCACGGGTGCGGTTTGGACCGCGTTTATACCGGCTGTTGCAGCGCGCTCCGTTCCCGGAGCTGACTGGTCCACCAGATCGCAGCGACACTCGCCAGAGCCCACAGGGCCAGTGCGGTCCAGGTCAGTGGATCGGGGGAAAGCAGCGGCTGAGCGCGCAGGGCCTGCCAGGTCAACAGCAGTGTCAGGGCCAGATAGCTGCCTGAAACGCTGAGGACCAGACCGAGTCGCGCCTGGCGGCTTGAGCGGCGGCGCAGGATCCAGGCACCGACCAGCGGCAGCACCTGCAGTGCGTGCAGCCCGACAAAGTGTCCTACCCGCAAGTCGCCGCCTTCGGTGCTCCACCCGGTCAGCGGCAGTCCGGCTCCGCCATCCGGTACGCCCACGCTGTGGGCCCCTACGATCTCCGGGGCATGCGCGGACGTGATCTGGCCGGGCATCGGCGTGGTCATCAGGAAGCCGACGGCCATGCCCAGCGCGCCGATCAGGACCGCGGCGCGCAGCGACCAGGCCCAGGCCGGGTCGCTGAAGCGCTGGCGGAGCAGCAAGACCGCGATGCCCAAGTTGGCGAGCCACAGCAGGGTGATCGCGATGCCCATCGTGCTGTACAGCGCACTGTCAAAGGGGGTGGCGGTGTTGAAGTGGCTGGTGGTGCCGCGCAGCACCTGCAAGACGATGATGCCGATTTCCAGCCACAGGATCGCTGCGACTCCGTACCCGACCGCGCGTTTCAGCCACTGACGCACCTCGAGGTGGTCCAGCAGCCACGCCAGGGTGAAGCCGTAGACGCTGGTGGAGATCAGGAACTTGACCGGCTTGAGCCACGCAGGGGCACCGGCGATCACGCGTGGGTCGAGCAGCAAAAGCGGTAGCGCGGCGAGCAGCAGCAGGGCCATGGCGACCCCGGTGAAGGTGAGGGCGGGCTCGGCGGCGTAGAGGCGGCGCAGGTAGGGGAGGGCGTACGACATGAGCATCCTTTCTTTACACTGGAATTTGATGTAACACTGTTAGATGAACAAGGCAAAAAAAATCAGCCCGGGGGGCTGAAGCGGTCGAGCGTGGCCTGGACCAACGTCTGGGCGGTGGGCAGCACCAGGGGAAGGGGGAGCAGCGCGGGCTGGCTGAGGTGCAGCGATACCGGTCCGTGCACGGCCGACCACAGGGCGGCGGTCAGTTGCTGGGCCGAAACGCGGTTGCCGTCGAGGTCTCCGGCCGTGATCGCTTGTTCTACCGCGTGTATCAGCAGGTTCAGCGACGCGACGCGTGGCTGCTTGCCCTCCGCGCAAGCGGTGAGGAAATCCGACCCCTGCATGAACATCAGGCGGTAATGCATGGGGTAGGTCAGGCCAAAACGCACGTAAGCCACCGCCAGAGCCTGCAGCCGGTCTAAGGGCGTGTGGGCCGTGTGCAAAGCCTGCGACAGCCAGGTATAGAAAGTTTCAAAGCCCGTGTGGGCTACCGAGAAGATCAGGTCATCCTTGTCCTGAAAATGAGCGTAGACCGCCGTGGCGGTGTATCCGGCCCGCTCGGCCACCTGCCGCAGCGAGAAGCCCGCGTATCCTACCGCATCGAACAGTTGCGCGGCCGCCTCGAGGATGCGCCTGCGGGTCGCCTCTTTCTGCTGCTCGCGTCGCTCGAAACTGGCCTGTCGGATGCGCTGTGCCCGAGTATCGGTCACGCTCTTCTCCTTGACATATTTAAATCATATAACACTGTTAATCATGCTGCAAGTGCAGCCTGCCCTCACCGGAAGCCTGTAACCTGGGAAGGTGAGCCAACCCCTTCCTACGCCCCCCGGAACCCGCGGCGAAAAACGTGGATTCCACGTGCCCAAGATCGTCATCGACCTGATCTTTACCCTGGCGATTCCGCTGCTGCTGCTCAACCCCGACCTGTTCCGCACCGGGTTCTCGTTCGCGGACCTGTTCGGGGAACTGCTGTTCGGATACACGCCGCCGCCCGAAGGCAGCGCTGACGCCAACGCTGCGGGCAACCCGGGTATCTACGTGGCCTACGTGCTCGCCGGCCTGATTCCGGCCATTTACATCCTGATCGACACGGCCCGCACCCGGGTGCTGAACCCGATCACGATGCTGGCTGCCGCGTCGGCCCTGATCGGTGGCGGGCTGGCCTTTTTCCGCATCGACGGCTGGGTCTTTGCGCTCAAGGACTCGTATGCCTCGATCGTGATCGCGCTGGTCACCGGCGTGTCGCTGCTGATCAAGAAGCCTTTTTTCGAAGCTTTCCTCAAAGTGGCCCTGGTTCCCGAGAACGACCGACATAAGGCGCTGGCCGCCCGGCTGTTCAACGATGCCTACGTGCGGCGCACGCTGCTGTACGCCACCGCGGTGATCTTCCTCGAGGCGGTGATCTTGGGAACCGCCAACTTCTTGGTTAACTACCGCATCGTGGTCGCGAGTTTTGGTACCGAGGCGTTCAACGCGCAAGTCGCCCAGGCGACCGCCGTGATGCGCCTGCCCAGCCTGATCGGCACCTTTATCGCCTACGGGTTTGCCTTCTACCTGGTGCAGTACGGGGTGTCGCGTTCGTTCGGCGACAAGGCCAAGCTGTTCGAGGACGGCTTTTGGGAAGCGCTCGAGGCTACCGAGCAAGAACCGCAGGCCCGTCTGGGCTAGCCCGCTGGGCTGCGGAGCGTGCGGGAGAGGACCGGCCTGTCCCGCACGCGTTGTGATGGCCCCACACGGAGGCGGCCACCTCCGCAGAGGTGGCCTGTATGAAGAATAAGTATCGGGGCGTCGCTCGCATGGTCTGCCCTGATGTCACTAACTATAGCGCATACGAAATAAGAAACCCCACCAGATATCTAAATGCCGCGAGCGGTCGCTATAAATGCCGCAGGAAACGACCCGGATCCTCGAGGAAGTGGCGGGTCAGGCGCACCGCCTCGAGCTCCTCGTAAACGGCGGTGTTCACGCCGCTCTCGCTGAACTCATAGATGCGGGCCTGCGGATAAGCCAGCAGCAGCGGCGAGTGCGTGGCGATCACGAACTGTCCGCCCTGCTCCGCA
Coding sequences within:
- a CDS encoding MalY/PatB family protein, which translates into the protein MHLFDNLDPARLRDGHSLKWHHYPEGVLPLWVADMDFPTAGPILEALRDRLEYRLGYGLSGGHPPLLQAVADWQARYGWAVDPAQVRLISGVVPGLFAAALALASAGDEVLVQTPIYPPFLGAVRSSGRTLRTASLGRDEQGYRVDIAALEEQVTPATRLLMLCNPHNPTGRVFTRSELEALAEFALRHRLWVVIDELHADLVFDGQHIPLASLGPEIAERTVTLTGPGKAFNIAGLGLGVAISSNPALLERLQAPMMGLCPAPSVLSQAGALAAYLEGESWLRETVAYLRGNRDLLGAFLNTHLPQVGYLPPEGTYLAWLDFGRYPFAERAQQVMLEAGVGLNNGLDYGPEGAGFLRLNFATSRSLLQEALERIERACRSETPAPLT
- a CDS encoding response regulator, with amino-acid sequence MNVRAFILRGQIMTWLFMLLVAVAVLLGIDRNAQLARQAAHSQAELTQLETVLSLVLDLETGMRGYLLSGRDSYLAPHRSARSRLPGELRELARLIEQDPQGGADAQRRIVQRIETLLITWNDEAAAPQIAARRRGLEDAVALVMTERGKRLVDDIRREIERYRSAEAALRDRRVQASEQALQFVEGLTILGLLAAVLASVLAANRSAHKVAQTFEQLGQASRRIAGGHFGERVAPSEIREADLLAGTFNSMAEHLHASQLALEERNLALSRQAADLEQAARFERSLGESLRLFTASYDRTAILNGVLSLLARQYGLVAGAFYGYHEWRGDLSLEARYGLSREVAYSYRLREGQVGQAVMERRVLLLPDTAFVPVDSGLECGTARHTVVVPVYLQDRIMGCLVLALAQAPAENVLTFLQQLAQQLGVALNNIDQYTNLQILSAQLQARSAEVDLKNRELQHADRLKSEFLANMSHELRTPLNAVIGFSELLAEQVYGPLNERQLGYLREIQHSGEHLLNLINDILDLSKIEAGRMDLALEAVRLTDVLRSAEAMLRERALSGGLTLEVHSEDLEFRGDPRKLRQVVVNLLSNAVKFTPTGGRVSLEGRRSGDRIEIVVTDTGIGIAEADQAELFQPFTQVDGSLARRHEGTGLGLALTRRLGELHGGTVSVRSAPRQGSTFTVSLPFEAAPPAGLPAQKTAVTGGQPVPREGAPLILIVEDDDAVATLIRHHLEDAGYRVARAPDGVEGLRMASELRPDAISLDLMMPVLDGWAFLERLAQQPELAKIPVVVLSMASNLERGLYLGASAVLNKPVRREQLLDAFARILPALGGPAHVLVIDDDPQAVELVAETLAPLGHRVVRTYGGQQGLDQALKEPPDLIVLDLMMPGVSGFEVVERLYEDARTREVPVIILTAKVVTEEDRRRLNGHIFEVLEKGGFNRSTLLSEVARATRRLPPTGTP
- a CDS encoding response regulator produces the protein MNILIVDDHPTNLLLLKDLLASRGYAVTAVDNGQDALQEVARARPDLLLLDIQMPGLSGTEVLRVLRQAPETRDLKVIALTALAMSGDRESILASGFDDYISKPFKFAELFATIARHLGSETSV
- a CDS encoding DUF2171 domain-containing protein, translating into MDPNDVSQVQPGAAVLCAGGERLGTVVAAEGNFLEVRAEDDGRSHWLPLEAVADISGDVRLNLDFETARREWKNERPQPYY
- a CDS encoding TetR family transcriptional regulator; protein product: MTDTRAQRIRQASFERREQQKEATRRRILEAAAQLFDAVGYAGFSLRQVAERAGYTATAVYAHFQDKDDLIFSVAHTGFETFYTWLSQALHTAHTPLDRLQALAVAYVRFGLTYPMHYRLMFMQGSDFLTACAEGKQPRVASLNLLIHAVEQAITAGDLDGNRVSAQQLTAALWSAVHGPVSLHLSQPALLPLPLVLPTAQTLVQATLDRFSPPG
- a CDS encoding VC0807 family protein, with the protein product MPKIVIDLIFTLAIPLLLLNPDLFRTGFSFADLFGELLFGYTPPPEGSADANAAGNPGIYVAYVLAGLIPAIYILIDTARTRVLNPITMLAAASALIGGGLAFFRIDGWVFALKDSYASIVIALVTGVSLLIKKPFFEAFLKVALVPENDRHKALAARLFNDAYVRRTLLYATAVIFLEAVILGTANFLVNYRIVVASFGTEAFNAQVAQATAVMRLPSLIGTFIAYGFAFYLVQYGVSRSFGDKAKLFEDGFWEALEATEQEPQARLG